The following coding sequences lie in one Rhizobium rhododendri genomic window:
- a CDS encoding c-type cytochrome produces the protein MNSSYVNMGLGALLATLFVLKSVSLVSGALFASEPPEKPGFIIVADETAPAGGASGKTAAAAPETPIAQLLQKADAKVGETIFKKCQACHDGSKGGPNKVGPNLYGIVDRPIASHEGFGYSAAIKDFSKGSSEKWTYDHLTHFLAAPKKYIPGTAMGFAGLPKETDRANVIAYLRTLADTPAPLPDAAAAPAPATN, from the coding sequence ATGAATTCATCCTACGTGAACATGGGACTCGGTGCGCTTTTGGCGACGTTGTTCGTGTTGAAGTCGGTGTCGCTGGTGTCCGGCGCGCTGTTTGCTTCGGAGCCGCCGGAGAAGCCAGGCTTTATCATTGTCGCCGACGAGACGGCACCGGCCGGTGGCGCCAGTGGTAAAACTGCTGCGGCAGCGCCGGAAACGCCGATCGCCCAGCTGTTGCAGAAGGCCGACGCCAAGGTTGGCGAAACAATCTTCAAGAAGTGTCAGGCCTGTCATGACGGCAGCAAGGGCGGGCCGAACAAGGTCGGGCCAAACCTCTACGGCATCGTCGACCGGCCGATCGCCTCGCATGAGGGCTTCGGCTATTCCGCAGCGATCAAGGATTTTTCCAAGGGTAGCTCGGAGAAGTGGACCTACGACCATCTCACGCATTTTCTGGCGGCGCCGAAGAAATACATTCCCGGCACGGCAATGGGCTTTGCAGGCCTGCCGAAGGAAACCGACCGGGCCAATGTCATCGCCTATCTCCGGACGCTGGCCGATACGCCTGCACCGCTGCCGGATGCTGCCGCCGCGCCGGCGC
- a CDS encoding 3-deoxy-manno-octulosonate cytidylyltransferase yields MTYLDIGKTLVLIPARLASTRLPGKPLADIAGLPMIVQVAMRAREAAIGRIVVAVDHSDTFDVVRDAGFEVVMTREDHQSGSDRIHEALRAVDPDGRIETIVNVQGDLPTIDPATIRAALKPLEDTAVDIATLTVEIRDEEEKTNPNVVKIVGSPLSDSRLRALYFTRATAPHGKGPLYHHIGLYAYRRAALERFVTLAPSTLEKRESLEQLRALEAGMRIDAEIVDTVPLGVDTRADLEKARRMLSGASL; encoded by the coding sequence ATGACGTACCTCGATATCGGCAAGACGCTGGTCCTCATCCCCGCCCGTCTGGCGTCTACCCGACTGCCAGGCAAACCGTTGGCCGACATTGCCGGCTTGCCCATGATCGTACAGGTTGCCATGCGCGCGCGCGAAGCGGCTATCGGTCGCATCGTCGTCGCCGTCGACCATTCCGACACGTTCGATGTCGTCAGAGACGCCGGCTTCGAGGTGGTGATGACCCGCGAGGACCATCAATCCGGCTCCGATCGCATTCACGAGGCGCTGCGCGCTGTCGATCCGGACGGTCGCATCGAGACAATCGTCAATGTCCAGGGCGACCTGCCGACCATCGACCCCGCCACAATCCGCGCTGCCCTGAAGCCGCTCGAAGATACCGCCGTCGATATTGCGACGCTGACGGTGGAAATCCGCGACGAGGAGGAAAAGACCAATCCCAACGTCGTCAAGATCGTCGGCTCGCCGCTGTCGGACAGCCGGCTGAGGGCACTCTATTTTACCCGCGCCACCGCCCCCCATGGCAAAGGGCCGCTCTACCATCATATCGGCCTCTACGCCTATCGCCGCGCGGCACTCGAGCGTTTCGTGACGCTTGCCCCATCGACGCTGGAAAAACGTGAATCGCTCGAGCAGCTGCGTGCCCTCGAAGCCGGCATGCGCATCGACGCCGAGATCGTTGACACGGTTCCGCTGGGTGTCGATACTCGGGCCGACCTCGAAAAGGCCCGCCGAATGCTCTCCGGCGCCTCTCTCTGA